One window from the genome of Moraxella nasibovis encodes:
- the iscU gene encoding Fe-S cluster assembly scaffold IscU, with the protein MAYSDQVIDHYENPRNVGNLDKNAKNVGTGMVGAPACGDVMRLQIQVGDDGIITDAKFKTYGCGSAIASSSLVTEWLKGKTLDQAAAIKNKDIAEELALPPVKVHCSVLAEDAIKAAIEDYQSKASVA; encoded by the coding sequence ATGGCATATTCAGACCAAGTCATTGACCATTACGAAAACCCCCGCAATGTGGGCAACCTAGACAAAAACGCCAAAAATGTCGGCACAGGCATGGTGGGTGCCCCTGCGTGTGGCGATGTGATGCGTCTACAAATCCAAGTGGGCGATGACGGTATCATTACAGATGCCAAATTCAAAACCTACGGCTGTGGCTCTGCGATTGCGTCAAGCTCTCTGGTTACCGAATGGCTCAAAGGCAAAACCTTAGACCAAGCCGCCGCCATCAAAAACAAAGACATCGCCGAAGAGCTGGCTTTGCCACCCGTAAAAGTGCATTGCTCGGTACTTGCCGAAGATGCCATCAAAGCGGCGATTGAAGATTATCAATCAAAAGCATCGGTTGCTTAA
- the iscA gene encoding iron-sulfur cluster assembly protein IscA, with protein MITLTERATQHVKDFLENRGGGVGIRVGVRTAGCSGLAYVLEFVDEPNDTDERFDNDGVSVFVDPKSLVYLNGLQMDYVTEGLNSGFKFTNPNQTGECGCGESFTV; from the coding sequence ATGATTACCCTGACCGAACGAGCCACCCAGCATGTCAAAGATTTCCTGGAAAATCGTGGAGGCGGCGTAGGGATTCGTGTGGGCGTACGAACGGCAGGATGCTCAGGACTTGCCTATGTGCTAGAATTTGTTGATGAGCCAAATGACACGGACGAGCGTTTTGACAATGATGGCGTGAGCGTGTTTGTTGATCCAAAAAGCCTAGTATATCTGAACGGTCTGCAAATGGACTATGTGACCGAAGGGCTAAACTCTGGCTTTAAATTCACCAACCCCAACCAAACAGGCGAATGTGGTTGTGGCGAATCATTTACAGTATGA
- the hscA gene encoding Fe-S protein assembly chaperone HscA codes for MSLLQISEPNQSARPHEHRYAIGIDLGTTHSLVGVVRSGRADVLPFGDTPLLPSVVYYGDKSDTPVVGKQALSYDDPANTIISAKRFMGRSLADIKFSHPYELVGTDNAMPAFITAQGEKSPVETSAHILARLYAHAKASLPDDSIQGAVITVPAYFDEAQRQATKDAGVSIGLNVLRLLNEPTAAAIAYGLDKSAKTGTYLIYDLGGGTFDVSVLSLKDGVFEVLATGGNSALGGDDIDRLIANHFIKSAGIDPKSVDNTQKASLARLAKSYKQKLSERQAVSVDVEINGTPFNTILTNETLAQICEPVIRRSLQSCEQVLADARLDKTAIDEVVLVGGSTRMPIIKQAVQVFFDKEPLCSINPDEVVALGASRLAHQLINKDDNNLLLLDVTPLSLGLETMGGLTEVIIPRNTPIPVARRQTFTTHTDGQTGMVIHVVQGERETVADCRTLANFTLTGIPPMKAGLARVEVTFAIDTNGQLTVSAMEQTTKVASKIDVVPSYGLTEEQQEELLKAGFVHAQADKEKRMLIEAQVEAEREILALVSALGEFAHLLDDTTHAQLNNKITAVKTAIASNDKAILAVAVNELKPLSDHFASIIMNQNVKQALSGTKASDWQ; via the coding sequence ATGTCTTTACTTCAAATCAGCGAACCCAACCAATCCGCCCGCCCACACGAGCATCGTTATGCCATTGGCATTGATTTGGGGACGACACATTCGCTGGTGGGCGTGGTGCGTTCTGGGCGTGCCGATGTCCTGCCCTTTGGCGACACGCCATTATTGCCGAGCGTGGTCTATTATGGCGATAAATCCGACACCCCTGTGGTCGGCAAACAAGCCCTAAGCTATGACGACCCTGCCAACACCATCATCTCCGCCAAGCGTTTTATGGGGCGGTCATTGGCAGACATCAAATTTAGCCACCCTTATGAGCTGGTCGGCACGGACAACGCCATGCCTGCTTTCATCACGGCACAAGGCGAAAAATCCCCTGTGGAAACTTCGGCACACATTTTGGCACGGCTGTACGCCCACGCCAAAGCCAGCCTACCAGACGACAGCATTCAGGGGGCGGTGATTACCGTACCCGCTTATTTTGACGAAGCTCAGCGCCAAGCCACCAAGGACGCAGGGGTCAGCATTGGGCTAAATGTCCTTCGCTTGCTCAATGAACCGACCGCCGCTGCCATTGCTTATGGCTTGGACAAATCCGCCAAAACAGGCACTTATCTCATCTATGATTTGGGCGGTGGCACTTTTGATGTGTCGGTATTATCCCTAAAAGACGGCGTGTTTGAAGTGCTTGCCACAGGCGGAAACTCAGCCTTGGGCGGCGATGACATTGATCGCTTAATTGCCAATCATTTCATCAAATCGGCAGGCATTGACCCAAAATCTGTGGATAACACCCAAAAAGCAAGCCTTGCTCGCCTTGCCAAAAGCTACAAACAAAAACTCTCCGAACGCCAAGCAGTGTCGGTAGATGTGGAAATTAACGGCACGCCTTTTAACACCATTTTGACCAACGAAACATTGGCACAAATCTGCGAGCCTGTGATTCGCCGCAGCCTACAAAGCTGTGAGCAAGTTCTGGCAGACGCACGCCTTGACAAAACCGCCATTGATGAGGTGGTGCTGGTCGGTGGCTCAACTCGTATGCCCATCATCAAGCAAGCGGTGCAGGTCTTTTTTGACAAAGAACCCCTTTGCTCCATCAACCCTGATGAAGTGGTGGCACTGGGGGCGAGCCGCTTGGCTCATCAGCTCATCAATAAAGATGACAACAATTTATTATTGCTTGATGTTACGCCATTATCGCTTGGGCTTGAGACGATGGGCGGATTGACCGAAGTGATTATCCCACGCAACACGCCCATTCCTGTGGCACGCCGTCAGACTTTCACCACGCACACGGACGGTCAGACAGGCATGGTCATTCATGTGGTACAAGGCGAGCGAGAAACGGTGGCAGACTGTCGCACGCTTGCCAATTTTACCCTAACTGGCATTCCACCAATGAAAGCAGGATTGGCACGCGTAGAAGTGACCTTTGCCATTGACACCAACGGACAGCTGACCGTCTCAGCAATGGAGCAGACCACCAAAGTGGCGAGTAAAATTGATGTCGTGCCAAGCTATGGACTTACCGAAGAACAGCAAGAAGAGCTGTTAAAGGCGGGCTTCGTCCATGCTCAGGCAGATAAAGAAAAACGAATGCTCATTGAAGCACAGGTAGAAGCAGAGCGAGAGATTTTGGCACTGGTTTCTGCTTTGGGCGAGTTTGCTCATCTGCTGGACGACACCACTCACGCCCAATTAAACAACAAAATCACTGCCGTCAAAACCGCCATCGCCAGCAATGACAAGGCAATCTTGGCGGTCGCTGTCAATGAATTAAAGCCCTTATCAGACCATTTTGCGTCCATCATCATGAACCAAAATGTCAAACAGGCACTATCTGGCACTAAGGCGAGCGACTGGCAATAA
- the hscB gene encoding Fe-S protein assembly co-chaperone HscB — translation MNNFFELFGLPVAFEIDEKSLKERFLQLQKQHHPDHADDQAKAEQNTALINHAFDVLSHHDSRAVYLLELANIDFNSDQSISDESFLMQMMTHRMDLEDATFEENTAQIKTIGEQVSELLARTADEFNALHQQQSWQAAKTHAQKLKFLNNLHKDCVQALSRAIPSNNDDDELYV, via the coding sequence ATGAATAATTTTTTTGAATTGTTTGGCTTGCCAGTGGCGTTTGAAATTGATGAAAAATCACTCAAAGAGCGGTTTTTGCAATTACAAAAACAGCACCACCCAGACCACGCAGACGACCAAGCCAAAGCCGAGCAAAACACCGCCTTGATTAACCACGCCTTTGATGTGCTTAGTCATCACGACAGCCGTGCCGTGTATTTGCTTGAGCTTGCCAATATTGATTTTAATTCAGACCAATCCATTTCTGATGAATCATTTTTAATGCAAATGATGACGCACCGCATGGATTTAGAAGACGCAACTTTTGAAGAAAATACCGCTCAAATCAAAACCATTGGCGAGCAAGTGAGTGAACTTTTGGCACGCACTGCTGATGAATTTAATGCCCTGCATCAACAGCAATCATGGCAAGCCGCCAAAACGCACGCTCAAAAGCTGAAATTTTTAAACAATTTGCATAAAGATTGCGTGCAAGCACTCAGCCGAGCCATACCCAGCAATAACGATGATGACGAGCTGTATGTTTGA
- a CDS encoding IscS subfamily cysteine desulfurase, with the protein MSQNSLIYLDYAATTPIAEEVADKMVKYMTFDGIFGNPASRSHGFGWQAEEAVENARLQIAETVGADPREIVFTSGATESDNLALKGVAHFYHEKGKHIITSKIEHKAILDTCRQLEEEGFEITYLTPQEGTGIITPEQVAEAIRPDTILVSLMAVNNELGTVTDIAKIGEITREKGVLFHVDGAQAVGKIKINLGELKVDLMSFSGHKIYGPKGIGALYVGRKPRVRIKAEQHGGGHERGMRSGTLATHQIVGMGEAFALSAKRFDEDHTHIKALRDKLWNGLQGIEEIYLNGSFEHGIPNILNVSFNFIEGESLMMSLKDLAVSSGSACTSATLEPSYVLRAIGRPDELAHSSIRFSFGRYTTEADIDRVLAQITDAVNKLRELSPLWDMFKEGVDFSKVEWQEH; encoded by the coding sequence ATGAGCCAGAATTCCTTAATTTACTTAGATTACGCTGCCACCACGCCGATTGCAGAAGAAGTCGCTGACAAAATGGTCAAATACATGACCTTTGACGGCATTTTTGGCAACCCTGCATCTCGCAGTCACGGCTTTGGCTGGCAAGCAGAAGAGGCGGTTGAAAACGCTCGCCTACAAATCGCTGAAACAGTCGGTGCTGACCCGCGCGAAATCGTTTTTACCAGTGGTGCAACCGAATCAGACAACCTTGCCCTAAAAGGTGTGGCACATTTTTACCACGAAAAAGGCAAACACATCATCACATCCAAGATTGAACACAAAGCCATTCTTGACACTTGCCGTCAATTAGAAGAAGAAGGCTTTGAAATCACCTACCTAACCCCACAAGAAGGTACAGGCATCATCACACCTGAACAAGTGGCAGAAGCGATTCGCCCTGACACCATTTTGGTAAGCCTTATGGCAGTAAACAACGAGCTTGGCACAGTCACCGACATCGCCAAAATCGGCGAGATTACTCGTGAAAAAGGCGTGCTATTCCATGTCGATGGCGCTCAAGCAGTCGGCAAAATCAAAATCAACCTTGGTGAGCTGAAAGTTGATTTGATGAGTTTTTCTGGACACAAAATCTACGGTCCAAAGGGTATTGGTGCGTTGTATGTAGGTCGTAAGCCTCGTGTGCGTATCAAAGCCGAACAGCACGGTGGCGGTCATGAGCGTGGTATGCGTTCTGGTACTTTGGCGACACACCAAATCGTTGGCATGGGCGAAGCGTTCGCTTTGTCTGCCAAGCGTTTTGACGAAGACCACACCCACATCAAGGCACTTCGTGATAAGCTATGGAATGGCTTGCAAGGCATTGAAGAGATTTATCTAAACGGCAGTTTTGAGCATGGCATTCCAAACATCTTAAATGTCAGCTTTAACTTCATTGAAGGCGAATCTTTGATGATGTCGCTTAAAGATTTGGCGGTATCAAGCGGTTCGGCTTGTACTTCTGCCACGCTTGAGCCATCGTATGTACTGCGTGCCATCGGTCGCCCTGATGAGCTGGCTCACTCATCAATCCGCTTTAGCTTTGGTCGCTACACCACCGAAGCCGACATCGATCGTGTGCTTGCCCAAATCACTGATGCAGTCAATAAACTGCGTGAATTGTCGCCACTTTGGGACATGTTCAAAGAAGGCGTGGATTTTAGTAAGGTTGAATGGCAAGAGCACTAA
- the fdx gene encoding ISC system 2Fe-2S type ferredoxin produces MVTITVLPHHELCPEGATVELAKGENLLEGLHEHGINIDHACDCSKACTTCHVVIRKGFDSLEEMDDIEGDLLDRAWGLEPNSRLSCQCFVAEEDLTVYIPKHTLNHAKEGHH; encoded by the coding sequence ATGGTAACCATCACTGTACTTCCCCATCACGAACTTTGCCCAGAAGGGGCAACCGTTGAGCTTGCCAAAGGCGAGAACCTGCTTGAAGGTTTGCACGAACACGGCATCAACATTGACCACGCCTGCGACTGCTCAAAGGCTTGCACCACTTGCCATGTGGTCATTCGTAAGGGCTTTGACAGCCTAGAAGAGATGGACGACATTGAAGGCGACTTGCTTGACCGTGCGTGGGGCTTAGAGCCAAATTCTCGTCTGTCGTGCCAATGCTTTGTGGCAGAAGAAGATTTGACCGTGTATATTCCAAAACACACCCTAAATCACGCCAAAGAAGGTCATCATTAA
- a CDS encoding HU family DNA-binding protein — protein sequence MNKSELIDAIANEAGLTKDQATKALNAFTSSVQGALVRGDDVVLVGFGTFSVKERAARTGRNPKTGEPLEIAASKVPGFKAGKGLKDAVN from the coding sequence ATGAATAAGTCAGAATTGATTGATGCGATTGCTAACGAAGCAGGTCTAACCAAAGACCAAGCCACCAAAGCACTAAATGCATTCACTTCAAGCGTTCAAGGCGCTTTGGTGCGTGGCGATGATGTGGTATTGGTTGGTTTTGGTACTTTTAGCGTCAAAGAGCGCGCTGCTCGCACTGGTCGCAACCCAAAAACTGGCGAGCCACTAGAAATCGCAGCCAGCAAAGTACCAGGCTTTAAAGCAGGTAAGGGTCTAAAAGACGCTGTCAACTGA
- the purN gene encoding phosphoribosylglycinamide formyltransferase, whose amino-acid sequence MKKLKIAVLVSGSGSNLQVMIDAMQAGRLPIEIVGVISNVADAYAVVRANNAGVRTAVLSHVPNGKKMGIRTFEKHALELLDEWSPDLVVLAGFMRVLSAEFIQNVPCAMINLHPSLLPNYKGLDTHERVLKSGDTLHGCSIHVVTAELDAGQVLTQAVLDVAQGDTPESLRLRVQKLEHALVPFTLELIAKGVLELDETPISSNLPLPIKLYF is encoded by the coding sequence ATGAAAAAATTAAAAATTGCCGTGCTGGTTTCTGGCAGCGGTTCTAATCTACAAGTGATGATTGATGCCATGCAGGCGGGTCGTTTGCCGATTGAGATTGTCGGTGTGATCAGTAATGTGGCGGACGCTTATGCTGTTGTCCGAGCCAATAATGCTGGCGTGCGTACTGCGGTGCTGTCCCATGTGCCAAATGGCAAAAAAATGGGCATTCGCACTTTTGAAAAGCACGCATTAGAATTGCTTGATGAATGGTCGCCTGATTTGGTGGTATTGGCAGGCTTTATGCGAGTGCTGTCGGCAGAATTCATTCAAAATGTGCCATGTGCGATGATTAACTTGCACCCATCATTACTGCCAAATTATAAGGGGCTAGATACGCATGAGCGAGTGCTAAAATCAGGCGATACTTTGCATGGTTGTAGCATTCATGTGGTAACGGCTGAGCTGGATGCAGGTCAGGTGCTGACACAGGCGGTGCTTGATGTTGCTCAGGGCGACACGCCAGAGAGCTTGCGTCTAAGAGTGCAAAAGCTAGAACACGCCCTAGTGCCATTCACCTTGGAATTGATCGCTAAAGGGGTGCTTGAGCTTGATGAAACTCCAATTTCTAGCAATTTACCTTTGCCGATTAAGCTGTATTTTTAA
- a CDS encoding Rrf2 family transcriptional regulator, producing the protein MRLTTRGRYAVTALLDLAVQENRHQGAVSLSDIAKRQSISISYLEQLFSKLRKKGLVNSTRGASGGYHLAKPLDEIDIMSIITAVDESVNAMQCGGKGDCQDGSMCLTHDLWFNLSAHIEAYLSNVTLDQLLNSKNTQLIADRQEHKAHSDKSDKKDHINTINLFGVNPA; encoded by the coding sequence ATGCGCTTAACCACTCGTGGTAGATATGCTGTGACTGCCCTGCTTGACTTGGCAGTGCAAGAAAACCGCCATCAAGGTGCGGTCTCGCTGTCAGACATCGCAAAACGCCAATCCATCTCCATTTCCTATCTTGAACAGCTGTTTTCTAAGCTCCGCAAAAAAGGCTTGGTCAATAGCACTCGTGGTGCGTCTGGCGGTTATCATCTTGCTAAGCCACTAGATGAGATTGACATCATGAGCATCATCACCGCCGTTGATGAAAGCGTCAATGCCATGCAATGCGGCGGCAAAGGCGACTGTCAGGACGGCTCGATGTGTCTTACTCATGATTTGTGGTTCAATTTATCAGCACACATCGAAGCATATTTGAGCAATGTCACGCTAGATCAACTGCTCAATTCAAAAAACACACAACTCATCGCCGACCGCCAAGAGCATAAAGCCCACAGCGACAAAAGCGATAAAAAAGATCACATCAACACCATCAACTTATTTGGGGTAAATCCAGCATGA
- a CDS encoding NADPH-dependent FMN reductase, whose translation MTKQVAVLIGSASQTSINHSTIKHLQKIAPASLQLNIFEIGDLPLYDRDLDDQDIAAYTRVRAAVKDADAVIWATPEHNGSYSAMLKNAIDVVSRPAGQSLWIGKPLGLVSANASGSNRTVDALRVIASSSHINMPVCPYAGVIGGIFAGAFDDNGELVSEQAKKTLQGFMNAFETFIAKF comes from the coding sequence ATGACCAAACAAGTTGCCGTACTCATCGGCTCAGCCAGCCAAACTTCCATCAATCACTCAACCATCAAGCATTTGCAAAAAATCGCACCAGCGTCACTACAACTTAACATTTTTGAGATTGGCGATTTGCCTTTGTACGATCGTGATTTAGACGACCAAGACATCGCTGCCTACACTCGTGTGCGTGCGGCGGTCAAAGACGCCGATGCCGTCATTTGGGCAACCCCGGAACACAACGGCAGCTACTCTGCCATGCTCAAAAACGCCATTGATGTCGTGTCTCGTCCAGCAGGTCAAAGCCTATGGATTGGCAAACCTTTGGGGCTTGTCAGTGCCAATGCCAGTGGCAGCAATCGCACGGTCGATGCCCTGCGTGTGATTGCCAGTAGCTCACACATCAATATGCCCGTCTGCCCGTATGCTGGCGTGATTGGCGGCATCTTTGCAGGGGCGTTTGATGACAATGGCGAGCTTGTCAGCGAACAAGCCAAAAAGACCCTACAAGGCTTTATGAATGCCTTTGAGACTTTTATTGCCAAGTTTTGA
- the purM gene encoding phosphoribosylformylglycinamidine cyclo-ligase, protein MTQQTSLSYKDAGVDIDAGEALVSRIKSVAKATARPEVLGGLGGFGALCRIPTGYKSPLLVSGTDGVGTKLKLALDLNRHDTIGQDLVAMCVNDLLVCGAEPLFFLDYYATGKLDVDTAEAVIKGIGDGCKLSNCALIGGETAEMPGMYQDEDYDLAGFCVGVVEESEVITGDNVQEGDVLIALASSGVHSNGYSLVRKVIEFTKTDVVSEQLGGESLADALMKPTRIYVKSVNALQKELGNANIHAMAHITGGGLTENLPRVLPENLAAQIDTTSWQLPEVFQWLQKGGNIETMEMYRTFNCGVGFILVVPQEQADTALNFLQEQGETAWVIGGIVSRERDAVVYR, encoded by the coding sequence ATGACACAGCAAACTTCGTTAAGCTATAAAGACGCAGGTGTGGATATTGACGCAGGTGAAGCGTTGGTTTCTCGTATCAAATCAGTTGCCAAAGCGACAGCTCGCCCTGAGGTATTGGGTGGCTTGGGCGGATTTGGGGCGTTGTGCCGCATTCCTACTGGCTACAAGTCGCCACTACTCGTATCAGGCACAGACGGTGTCGGTACAAAGCTAAAATTGGCGTTAGATTTGAATCGCCATGACACCATCGGTCAAGATTTGGTGGCGATGTGTGTGAATGATTTATTGGTATGTGGTGCTGAACCGCTATTTTTCCTAGATTATTATGCCACAGGCAAGCTGGATGTGGATACTGCCGAAGCTGTGATTAAGGGTATTGGCGATGGTTGCAAGCTATCAAATTGTGCCTTGATCGGTGGCGAGACTGCCGAGATGCCTGGCATGTATCAAGATGAAGATTATGACTTGGCGGGTTTTTGTGTCGGCGTGGTGGAAGAATCTGAAGTCATCACAGGCGACAATGTCCAAGAAGGCGATGTGCTGATTGCACTGGCGTCTAGCGGTGTGCATTCTAACGGCTATTCATTGGTGCGTAAAGTCATCGAATTTACCAAAACTGATGTGGTGAGCGAACAGCTTGGTGGCGAGTCTTTGGCGGACGCTTTGATGAAGCCAACACGCATTTATGTAAAATCAGTCAATGCTCTACAAAAAGAGCTTGGCAATGCCAACATTCATGCGATGGCACACATCACAGGCGGCGGCTTGACCGAAAACTTGCCACGAGTATTGCCAGAGAATTTGGCGGCTCAAATTGACACGACCAGCTGGCAGCTGCCAGAAGTATTCCAATGGCTACAAAAGGGCGGTAACATCGAGACGATGGAGATGTATCGCACCTTTAACTGTGGCGTAGGCTTTATTTTGGTTGTGCCACAAGAGCAGGCGGACACCGCACTAAACTTCCTACAAGAGCAAGGCGAGACCGCTTGGGTCATCGGTGGTATCGTATCTCGTGAGCGTGATGCGGTCGTTTATCGTTAA